CAAGCGGCCAATATACCATTTGATGTTCAAGGCAAACATATCATTTTGATTGATGATATTTTTTATACTGGCCGCACCACTAGGGCCGCTATTAATGAACTATTTGATTTTGGCCGTCCAGCCAGTGTTACGCTAGCCGTATTGATTAACCGCGGTGGCGCCGAGCTACCTATCCAACCACAAATTGTTGGTGCGCATATTCCGATTTCATCTGATCAACGCTTTCAGCTTTCACAAACAACGCAAGGCAAACTTAACCTTGTTTTAGAAATAAATCAGGATGCTGACCATGTATAACCCGCAACTAACCAATGATGGCAAACTCAAGCACTTGCTAAGCATAGAGGGTTTGCCCAAAAAGGTATTACTGCAAATTTTAGATACCGCAGAATCATTTGTGAGTGTTGCTGAGCGTGATGTTAAAAAAGTCCCTCTACTACGTGGTAAGACTGTTTGTAATATCTTCTTTGAAAATAGCACTCGCACACGCACCACTTTTGAAATTGCGGCTAAACGACTATCGGCCGATGTGATTAATCTAAATGTGAACACTTCATCACAATCAAAAGGCGAGGCCATTCTAGATACCATCAATAACCTGATTGCCATGCACACTGATATGTTTGTCGTGCGTCACAATCAAAGTGGGGCGGCACATTTAATTGCACAACATGTGCCAGATAATATCAGCGTTGTTAATGCAGGTGATGGACGACATTCGCATCCAACACAAGGCCTGCTTGACGTTTTTACCATTCGCAAATACAAGCCTGATATGCATAATTTGCGCATTGCGATTGTGGGTGATGTACTACATTCTCGGGTAGCACGTAGCGAAATACACGCACTGACAACATTAGGCGTTCCAGAAATACGTGTAATAGCACCTAAAACCTTAATCCCGAATGAAGTCGAAAAAATGGGTGTGCATGTTTTTC
This region of Methylophilaceae bacterium genomic DNA includes:
- the pyrR gene encoding bifunctional pyr operon transcriptional regulator/uracil phosphoribosyltransferase PyrR; this translates as MQLPNPETLLSDITSKIIAMIQPETAIVGIHSGGVWLMERILAELNHAVPNGTLDAALYRDDFAKRGLKTQSQAANIPFDVQGKHIILIDDIFYTGRTTRAAINELFDFGRPASVTLAVLINRGGAELPIQPQIVGAHIPISSDQRFQLSQTTQGKLNLVLEINQDADHV
- a CDS encoding aspartate carbamoyltransferase catalytic subunit, which gives rise to MYNPQLTNDGKLKHLLSIEGLPKKVLLQILDTAESFVSVAERDVKKVPLLRGKTVCNIFFENSTRTRTTFEIAAKRLSADVINLNVNTSSQSKGEAILDTINNLIAMHTDMFVVRHNQSGAAHLIAQHVPDNISVVNAGDGRHSHPTQGLLDVFTIRKYKPDMHNLRIAIVGDVLHSRVARSEIHALTTLGVPEIRVIAPKTLIPNEVEKMGVHVFHDMKAGLKDVDVVMMLRLQNERMSGAMLPSSQEFFKTFGLTPEKLAFAKPDAIVMHPGPMNRGVEIDSRVADGNQAVILPQVTYGIAIRMAVMAILAGGSA